The DNA sequence cggcggcgccctcGGCCGCGTGCTGCGCGGCGTACGAGGCCGCCTTCGACGCCGACCCCTTCTGCCTCTGCTACGTCGCCGACGGCACCTACGGCCGCGCCACCGGGTACGACGTCGACGTCGCCCACGGGCTCCAGATCCCCGCCCGCTGCGGCCAGGGCCAGCCGCCCGTCGAGCTCTGCAACAGTAAGTAGCTATCTAGCAGAGTACCTACGTACCTAGTTCTTCCATGGACGCAAACTGTACTCTTAATATTTTCTGATTATTTTGATGCGTATGTGTTCGATGGATCGGTTctttctgtgtcttcttgcagtgGAAGGGCTGGTGCTCCCTCCCTATACGCCGCAGGACACCACGCCGCCGGCTCAGCGTCCGGCCGCCGCCGACGCTCCGACGAATGCGCAGCCGCCTTCAGCTTCAGGTACGGACGTACGTACGGTTCATCAACAATCGTTAACGTTGCATTGAGCACGTATGGACAGAAGGTGTAGCTGCTCGGAACTGGTACTCTAAACTACTGATAGCGTTTTGTTTAATTTTGGGATTACCCCGCAGGGTCGTCGTTGTTGCCCGTAGCGCCGCCAACGTTCACTTCTCCACCGCCACCGTCCTCGGAAGCGCCAGATCTGCTGCCAGAGTTTGTCGTACTTTTAGCCGTCGCCATCGTCATGCTGAATTGCATCTAGATCCATCATCAAATCGATCGACGCTATTTAGATAGATTGATACTATTTATTATAATAGTGTTCCCATGTACCCAACAGATAGGATGATAAGGGAGGTTAATATTGTAGTAGTGAAACATGTTAATCATGTCTTAGGAACATCTTGTGGATTATATAACTGTTTTTGTACATACACAGTacaatatacatatatacagcACTATGAGAGTTCAGTTTGATTGCGTTCATACTAAAGTGAATGCAGACTGCTAGCTCCTCAATTGTACCCAAAACACCAAACTGTACATAACTGCGTACTGACATTCAGCAATGTCTTTATGCCAGCAAACTTTCAGCAAATGAGAGAGGGCTGATCCGCAGATATGATCTCTTCTCTTCAAGATTTCGGGCACTCCACAGCAGCTCCGACTGAAAAAGCGTTAATCTGATACACAGCCTTGTTTAGTGCatccaaaaaacaaaaacttttcaagatttcccatcacgatgaaaataaaaactaattgcacagtttacttgtaaatcacgagacgaatcttttaaatctagttactccatgattggacaatatttgtcaaataaaaaagaaagtgctacagtgtcaaaatctaaaaactttttggatctatacAAGGCCTAAGAGTCCAAAAGCCATAGCTGCTTTTACTATAGTACAAACTTGAAAGCAACCTCCCCTTTGCTTTCAGCTGCTTTTGGAGCCAAAAATTATCCACCTGTCACTGGTTATGGAAACGTACCGAttcattttcttcttcttctatccTCATCTGTCGCGAAGAAAGCAGAGGTCGCGGGGTTTGCACGTGGCAAGGAGAGCTCCACCGCTCCTCACCGGCCGCGTGAGGTCCTTCCCTGCCTCCAGCGAGTGCTGGTGCAACCCCAGCCCCTGATCTGGCTGCGAGCCCCATCCCCTGTCCTCATCAGCCACGTGCAGGCTCCTTCCCTGGCTCCGGCGGTGCCGGTGCGTGAGCTCATTCGTTGCCTCCGACGCGCATAGATGTGACCCTACATCTAGCGGCGAGTCTCCCTCCCTATCCTTATCGACGCGTGCGAGCTCCTCCATGCCTCTAGCATCTCCAGCCGGCAAGCCCCCTCCCCTCCCTTACGCGTCCGTGCCCAGCAGCCCCCATCCCTCTACAGTGGTGCCAAGCGAGGCCCCTCCCCTGTGCGGCGGCTCCCGGTGAACCCCCTCCCTAGCGAGGCAGCGCCTGCCGAGCCCCATCCACTGTGCATTGTGAGGTCCCTCCCCGACACGCactggaagaagaggaggaaagAGGATGACGAGCAGGGACCACTCGTCATTGAGAGCAGCATTTGAGAAGCCATAGTTGCTGAACCAAGTAGGCTTTTGACCTATGTCTGAAACTTTCAAAATTACAAACCTAGGTCTACAAACTTACTAAACAGACTACATGAGGTGCCTAAACTTACACAACGGTACCATTTAGGTCCCTAAGGTCTCTAACTTCCAAAACTGCAAATTCAGGTCAAACATGCTAATCATACAACATGAGGCCTAGTACAATTGTTTGCAATAAAAATTAAATTGCCTGTGTGGCTACTAACTGTGCGCCTAGCATTTGGGCCCACATGCCATCTCTTTCTTATCTCCTTCCGTACTTCAAGTTGCATTTGGTTGGACAGCGCTCCTTAGCCTTTGTTCGGTGGAATCTGTACAATAGTGTACAACAAGGTCTTGCTAGAGTGTAGATCTAGTTGTCGTCAAAGCCAAGGGCAAGGTGTCTAGCTCGCCCATGGCCAGTTGCCATCAGGCCTTGGCTATGGGCAAGCTTGATAGGCATGTTGGGGAAGAAGGGAGCATGTGGGGCCAGCCATCACCACTTGGTCATGCAACCATGGTGCTTTAGGGTGTGCTTGTGAGGGTGGCCCAGCAGCTAGCCTGGTTGCGCCTTCGGGCTGCAACTCTCATGTTTGCTACATTTGGCCCACTCACAAGCCAAGTCATCCAGTGCAAAAGGCTCTCTCTCTCCTGGCTTTGTGAAAATGACTTTCCCATTAGTTTTTCTGTAGGTCGGCTAGTTTCAGCGCTCACGCGGCTCGCGGCAGTCCTCAGCATGAATGGAATCACCTCTGTCGCTTCTCCTTACCCCGTGTGTGCCTCAGCTCCTCCGCGGCTAGGGATGGTGGCATCTATGGCATCGCCCCTCCCCCCTTGCCACAACCCCTCCATGCATACCAAGGTCGTTGCCGCCACACTACCTGGGCTACCCACAATGTAGACAAGCATGGGCAACAACGAGGTTGTCGGAGACCCTCTACTTCGGACCGAGTGCCACCAGGGCTGCCGCCTGCGTGGTTGAGCCAAGCCAATCACAACCACGACGACGAGTGCACATGACAGTAGTTGGTGAGCACCAACCTAGCCACAGCCATGacggtgagcaccagacgccaCTAGCCTAGCCACATGACCTCTGCACGGTGAAGGTCATGTGCTCGACCACGACGGCGAGCAACCCGACCATCAACGGTGGAGGACGTGAGGCGCGTCACGGAGCCGTACCAGCCACCACATGCATGAGGCACCGACACAGGACACTGGCACAAGCTTGCCCTCTGCTGGTCAGCTCACGCTATGCCATGCCAGTGAGGTGCTCGATGAAATTCTAACAAGGAGAGAGAGGTGAAATTGTGATGGTAAGGCTACCAAATTTTTAGTTCGGAGTAACCATAGCGACTTGAGCCATGAACCAAACAAGATCTCAGTTGAGCCAATCCTTATCGTCCATATGGACCTCTCTCGTGCACTAAATAGCATAAGAAAAATAGTAGCACACACCGGTGGTCCCTAAATTTGGAATCTACTCTTTTCTTGTTCTATATAGTTTAGCTTTTTTTCTCCTCCCTTTCTTTTTTAACCATTTGGCACTTggttttttaatatatttagcAAGTAGGGGCTCCTAGCCCCTCCTGATTATTAAGAAAATTGGAACGTACTCATCAGGGTCTCAAACTTGTGCATTTTTAATTTCGGGGTTCCTAAACTTGTCCTGAGCCAGAGCACTGGCCTAAGTAGGTTTTGACCCGCTTCATATATAGACGTGGCATGTTGATTTAGCACTAATGTGGAGTTGACATGTTGGTTGGGTCTAATACATAAACTTGTACGGTGGTACTATCTATATCTAAAACTTTCAAAATTACAAACCTAGGTCTGGAGACTTACTAAACAGGCTACATGAGGTGCCTAAACTTACACAACGGTACCATCTAGGTCCCTAAGGTATCTAACTTTCAAAACTGCAAATACAGGTCAAACATGCTAACCACAACATGAGACCTAAGTACTATTGTTTGCAATAACaattaaattgcttgtgtggcTACTAACTGTGCGCCTAGCATTTGGGCCCACACATGCCatctctttcatatttccttccaTACTTCAACTTGCATCTTCGGTGGAATCCATACAATAGTGTACAACAAGGTCTTGCTAGAGTGTAGATCCAGTTGTCACCAAAGGTGAGGGAAAGGTGTCTGCTCGCCCATGGCCGGTCGCCATCAGGCCTTTTCTATGGACAAGCTCGATAGGCATGTTGGGGAAAGAAGGGAGCATGCGGTGGCCAGCCATCACCACTTGCTCATGGCAACCATGGTGCTTTAGGGCGTGTTTGTGAGGGTAGCCCAGCAGCCTGGCTGCGCCCCTGGGCTACAACTCTCGTGTTTGCTGCTTTTGACCTGCTCACGAGCCAGGCCATTCAATGCAAAAGGCCCTCTCTCCTGGCTTTGGGGAAATGACTTTCCCATTCATTTTTCTGCGGCCCGACTAGTTGCAGCGCTCACGTGGCTCCCGGTAGTCCTCAGCACGGATGGAATCGCCTCTGTCGCTTCCCCTTACCCCGTGTGTGCCTCAGCTCCTGCCTCCGCGGCTAGGGACGGTGGCATCCATGGCGTCGCCTCTCCCCCCTTCCCACACCCCCTCCATGAACACCAAGGCTGTCGCTGCCATGGTGCCTAGGTTGCCCTCAAACGTAGACAAGCATGGGCAATAGCGAGGTCATCAAAGACCCTCTGAGCCGAACCGAGCGCCACCAGGGCCGCCGCCAGCATGGTCGAGCCAAGCCAGTCATGGCCACGACGACGAGCACCAGACGCTTCCTCTTCACCATCCCACCTATGACAGTAGGCGGCGAGCACCAGCCCGGCCACAACCATAATGGCGAGCACCGGACGCCACTAGCCCAACCACATGGCCTTTGCACGGTGAAGGTTAGGTGCTCGGCCACGATGGCGAGCAACCCAACCATCAACAGTGGAGGACGTGAGGCACGCCATGGAGCCGTACCAACCACCGCGTGCATGAGGCACCGACGAAGGACGCTAGCACAAGCTTGCCTTCTGCTAGTCAGCTCACGCTATGCCACACCATTGAGGTGCTTGATGAAATGAGAACAAGGAGAGAGAGGTGAAATTGTGATGGTAGGGCTATCAAATTTCTAGTCCGGAGTAACCATAGCGACTTGACCCAGGAACCAAACATGATCGGAGTTCAGTCAAACTTGTCTTGGCCATATATATAGCCATGCTCAGACTGGCCAGGGCCATACTTGCTAGCCATGCTGCACGGAGCCACCTTCACAACACACGCCCTTAGTTGCTCGGAGGTGCTGTAACTGTTGTTGGCGTTGGTGCTTGGGCTACAGCAAGTAGAGAGAGTGGTGACGATGGCACGGGAGCTGAGGGAGTCGGAAAggagatgagaga is a window from the Sorghum bicolor cultivar BTx623 chromosome 5, Sorghum_bicolor_NCBIv3, whole genome shotgun sequence genome containing:
- the LOC8071971 gene encoding non-specific lipid transfer protein GPI-anchored 2, producing MASPRQLPLRHLFLLLVAAASAFLATVVIPAAAAQEGYSCRDSLAGLKECESFMYGGAAAPSAACCAAYEAAFDADPFCLCYVADGTYGRATGYDVDVAHGLQIPARCGQGQPPVELCNMEGLVLPPYTPQDTTPPAQRPAAADAPTNAQPPSASGSSLLPVAPPTFTSPPPPSSEAPDLLPEFVVLLAVAIVMLNCI